In Paenibacillus ihbetae, the following are encoded in one genomic region:
- a CDS encoding DUF6254 family protein gives MAHQKRRKEAAWKSRKQAQHPHGKIRSLKELSGE, from the coding sequence ATGGCTCACCAGAAAAGAAGGAAAGAAGCTGCCTGGAAGTCGCGTAAGCAAGCACAGCACCCCCATGGAAAAATCAGATCGCTCAAGGAATTGTCCGGCGAATAG
- a CDS encoding FixH family protein, producing MKARWLILLLFGFALLFTLFHIVEDRPSAEALYIDDQIRMEITPIDLSAASMQETTFELQIDELSGIPVTGADFELNITMPDMLCGVFPASIEEIRPGVYHATVVPVMRGKWQAEAELQWKERYVKVSTVFAVH from the coding sequence ATGAAGGCGAGATGGCTCATCCTGCTGTTGTTCGGTTTTGCGCTCTTGTTCACCTTGTTTCATATTGTGGAAGACCGTCCATCAGCAGAGGCACTTTATATCGATGATCAAATACGTATGGAAATAACGCCGATAGACTTATCGGCAGCATCAATGCAGGAGACCACCTTTGAGCTGCAAATTGACGAGTTATCCGGAATACCCGTAACCGGCGCGGATTTCGAATTAAACATTACCATGCCGGATATGTTATGCGGGGTTTTTCCTGCTTCCATTGAGGAGATTCGACCCGGGGTATATCATGCGACGGTAGTGCCCGTCATGCGCGGGAAATGGCAAGCCGAAGCCGAATTACAGTGGAAGGAGCGGTATGTCAAAGTGAGCACCGTTTTTGCGGTTCATTAA
- a CDS encoding sugar phosphate nucleotidyltransferase: MNVLLLAGGLGTRLRPMTENMPKPMAPILNRPWLEHLILHLKEQGVHRFVIALKHHPEKIKNHFGDGRRLGVSIQYALEDKLLGTAGAIKNAEALLDEQFIAMNADIVHDIELKPLLDFHRSHGGEVTIGLTEVEDPSAYGVIEQDDTGRILRFVEKPRLDEAPSRRINAGIYIMDKSVLAAIPSDREVSIERETFPHLIRENMGVFGTTIQGYWADMGTKDRYRKIHWDLLTGQSRIQIPGHVQDQGIWIGKGSKIGAGVLLVPPVLIEDHVRIGARAVIGPHVVLGNKCTIGPNVRLSETILWDGCRVNEGAYLNNCIFGYNLELGSRHILHEAVMNRLGVMQA; encoded by the coding sequence ATGAATGTACTGTTACTTGCCGGTGGATTGGGAACCCGACTTAGACCGATGACGGAGAACATGCCGAAGCCGATGGCACCGATTCTGAATCGTCCCTGGCTGGAACATCTCATTCTTCATCTGAAGGAACAAGGCGTTCACCGTTTCGTTATCGCCCTTAAGCATCATCCCGAAAAAATAAAAAACCATTTCGGCGACGGCCGCCGGCTGGGCGTGTCGATCCAGTATGCGCTTGAAGATAAGCTGCTGGGGACAGCCGGGGCGATCAAGAATGCCGAGGCTTTACTCGATGAACAATTTATTGCCATGAATGCGGATATCGTCCACGATATTGAACTGAAACCGCTGCTGGATTTCCATCGATCTCACGGAGGAGAGGTAACGATCGGTCTGACGGAGGTTGAGGATCCTAGCGCGTACGGGGTGATTGAGCAGGACGATACGGGGCGCATCTTGCGTTTTGTGGAGAAGCCCCGCTTGGACGAGGCCCCTTCGAGGCGGATCAACGCAGGTATTTACATCATGGATAAAAGCGTGCTCGCAGCGATTCCGTCCGATCGGGAGGTCTCCATTGAACGCGAAACGTTTCCACATCTCATCCGCGAAAATATGGGAGTCTTCGGTACGACGATTCAAGGCTATTGGGCGGATATGGGCACCAAAGACAGATACCGCAAAATTCACTGGGATCTCTTAACGGGACAGAGCCGGATCCAAATTCCCGGACACGTCCAGGATCAAGGCATCTGGATCGGCAAGGGCTCTAAAATCGGGGCCGGCGTCCTCCTCGTTCCGCCGGTATTGATCGAAGATCACGTACGAATCGGAGCGCGGGCCGTCATCGGGCCTCATGTGGTGCTCGGCAACAAGTGCACGATCGGCCCGAACGTCCGGCTATCGGAAACGATCCTGTGGGACGGCTGCCGTGTAAACGAGGGAGCGTACTTAAACAACTGCATATTCGGTTACAATCTCGAGCTCGGCTCAAGACATATTTTGCATGAAGCCGTAATGAACAGACTGGGAGTGATGCAAGCATGA
- a CDS encoding phosphomannomutase/phosphoglucomutase: protein MPLTKELQEQRIPSREGRASVPSHVFREYDIRGKAYEDIDLPFCYWLGRAFGETLKTAGLDTAIVGHDNRKSSPDFHRALIAGLQHSGCEAVDIGEVTTPMFYYAMHHYKEPSGVMITASHNPGDENGFKIAMDYTTIYGEEIQKLRSRVLGLAAEGKLPSRFDYVEAGLRRESVEEPYLDMLADKIRLNGRKLKVVVDCGNGTPSPFAPKALRRWGCDVVELYCKSDPDFPNHHPDPVEPKNLQDLINVVKKERADIGIAFDGDGDRVGVVDEQGGILWGDQLMIQFWREILPKYPGCKALVEVKCSKALVEEIEKLGGEPVFHRTGHSHIKASMRKLDVPFTGEMSGHLFFRDEYYGFDDGLYAAGRLLRILSRDSRPLSELFSDLPRYCATPETRVPCDDDAKQEIIHKLKNYFDGKHELIDVDGVRVLFPNGWGLVRSSNTQPILVLRAEADNETDLQEVKAHMEQALHEAAPGLQIQW, encoded by the coding sequence ATGCCTTTGACCAAAGAACTGCAAGAGCAGCGGATACCAAGCCGGGAAGGGAGAGCTTCCGTCCCCTCCCATGTATTCCGTGAATACGATATTCGCGGCAAAGCGTATGAAGACATTGACCTCCCTTTTTGCTATTGGCTGGGGAGAGCTTTCGGCGAAACCTTGAAGACGGCCGGCCTGGATACGGCCATTGTCGGCCATGACAATCGTAAATCATCCCCGGATTTTCACCGGGCCCTGATTGCCGGATTGCAGCATTCCGGATGCGAAGCGGTTGATATCGGCGAAGTGACAACACCGATGTTCTACTATGCGATGCATCACTATAAAGAGCCAAGCGGCGTCATGATTACGGCGAGCCATAACCCCGGCGACGAAAACGGCTTTAAAATCGCCATGGACTATACGACGATTTACGGAGAAGAAATCCAGAAGCTTCGCAGTCGCGTGCTTGGCTTGGCAGCCGAAGGCAAGCTGCCGTCCCGGTTCGATTATGTCGAAGCAGGTCTGCGCCGCGAAAGCGTCGAGGAGCCTTATTTGGACATGCTGGCAGACAAAATCCGGCTGAACGGCCGGAAGCTTAAAGTCGTGGTCGATTGCGGGAACGGAACGCCTTCGCCATTTGCTCCCAAGGCGCTCCGCCGCTGGGGCTGCGATGTGGTAGAGCTGTACTGCAAGTCGGATCCGGATTTCCCGAACCATCATCCCGATCCGGTGGAGCCGAAAAACTTGCAGGACCTGATCAATGTCGTGAAGAAAGAAAGAGCCGACATCGGCATCGCCTTCGACGGTGACGGAGACCGCGTTGGAGTGGTGGACGAACAGGGCGGCATTTTATGGGGCGATCAGCTGATGATCCAGTTCTGGCGTGAAATTCTGCCGAAATATCCGGGCTGCAAAGCGCTGGTGGAAGTCAAATGCTCGAAAGCGCTGGTCGAAGAGATTGAGAAGCTGGGCGGCGAGCCGGTATTCCATCGCACAGGCCACTCCCACATTAAAGCGAGCATGCGCAAATTGGATGTGCCGTTTACGGGCGAAATGTCGGGGCATTTATTCTTCCGCGATGAATACTACGGCTTTGACGACGGGCTGTATGCCGCTGGACGTCTGCTGCGCATCTTGAGCCGGGATTCGCGCCCTCTGTCCGAGCTATTCTCCGACTTGCCAAGATATTGCGCGACCCCTGAAACGAGAGTCCCATGTGACGACGATGCGAAACAAGAGATCATTCATAAGCTGAAGAACTATTTTGACGGGAAGCACGAGCTAATTGACGTGGACGGCGTACGCGTGCTGTTCCCGAACGGCTGGGGACTGGTTCGCAGCTCGAACACCCAGCCGATCCTGGTGCTTCGAGCGGAGGCTGATAACGAGACAGACTTGCAGGAAGTCAAAGCCCATATGGAGCAAGCGCTCCATGAGGCTGCGCCGGGATTGCAAATTCAATGGTAA
- a CDS encoding sensor histidine kinase, with the protein MNFMLRIALQLLAAFVFLLICIQVIIIGVAWLFWPELIRTGNTSNHYEIFVVVLCSVLFVVTLLVIGWYLGKPLYIMIVWIRRLASGRFDPPTAWNNLRSHHKDRLKIPYAIYKEVFEHLRMLGSTLQNNEKALREAEQSKKEWIRGISHDLKTPLTYISGYSAMLVHPDYRWSETEKSDFLSVIQQKAAHLQELVEDLNETVNGPIPLNAENTDIVELVRRTVADVSSAPWAARYAFVMDSEPEQLSISCDPKLMTRAIRNLLVNAVVHNPENTQIEVRIKLLHHRIAEIRIKDNGVGFSQLTERNSIQPTNEHAGLGLSIAKKFIEANGGNIIVQSSLGEGTSILIRLQAEHI; encoded by the coding sequence ATGAACTTTATGCTTCGCATCGCTCTTCAGTTGCTGGCGGCTTTCGTTTTTCTATTGATTTGTATTCAAGTGATCATCATCGGGGTTGCCTGGTTATTCTGGCCGGAGCTGATTCGGACCGGTAACACTTCGAATCATTACGAAATCTTCGTGGTCGTCTTGTGCAGCGTTCTCTTTGTTGTTACTTTGCTTGTGATCGGATGGTATCTGGGAAAGCCGCTCTACATCATGATTGTCTGGATCAGGCGGCTGGCTAGCGGGCGGTTCGATCCGCCAACGGCCTGGAACAATCTTCGCTCCCATCACAAAGACAGGCTGAAAATTCCGTATGCGATTTACAAGGAAGTGTTCGAGCACTTGCGAATGCTTGGCAGCACGCTCCAAAACAACGAGAAGGCGCTGCGTGAAGCGGAACAATCGAAAAAGGAATGGATTCGAGGGATCTCTCACGATCTAAAAACACCGTTAACCTATATTTCCGGTTATTCCGCGATGTTGGTTCACCCTGATTATCGGTGGAGCGAAACGGAGAAAAGCGATTTTCTTTCGGTCATTCAGCAGAAGGCCGCGCACCTGCAAGAACTGGTTGAGGATCTTAATGAAACGGTTAATGGTCCGATTCCTCTAAATGCCGAGAACACGGATATCGTTGAACTCGTGCGCAGAACGGTAGCGGATGTCAGCAGTGCTCCTTGGGCTGCCAGGTACGCATTTGTCATGGATTCGGAGCCGGAACAATTATCGATCAGCTGCGACCCGAAACTCATGACACGTGCTATTCGGAATTTGCTCGTCAATGCCGTCGTCCATAATCCGGAGAATACCCAGATCGAGGTTCGGATTAAACTGCTACATCATCGCATTGCGGAGATTCGAATCAAAGATAACGGGGTCGGATTCAGCCAGCTTACGGAGCGAAATTCGATTCAACCGACAAACGAACATGCAGGGCTTGGATTATCCATTGCAAAGAAATTCATCGAGGCGAACGGTGGAAACATCATTGTCCAAAGCTCTCTTGGTGAAGGGACTTCAATATTGATCAGGCTGCAGGCAGAGCACATTTAG
- a CDS encoding ArsA family ATPase, whose translation MRIIIYTGKGGVGKTSIAAATAVKMAGQGKRTMILSTDAAHSLADSLAVPIGPDPVQISDNLWGQEVNAIRETERNWGTVQVWLTQLLDKAQLKDVTTEEMLVFPGMEELFSLLKIKEHAESGKFDVLVVDCAPTGETLRLLSYPNVLNWWLEKIFPTERKLIKIVRPVAKIVKDIDLPSDDVLDSIERLARGLEEMQRLVLDSDTTSVRIVLNPEKMVLAEAKRSFTYLNLFGFNTDAIIVNRVLPDEAGEGFFAHWRDIQKKYEEEIVSNFQPLPILKAPMMQKEIIGIPVLRELADIVYADRDPSAMFYHGRTESIREEDGEMLLELAIPFIDKANLNLTQTGDELTVDAGAYKRKVILPRTLMNRQVAGARYAEDRLVIRFGKRDLEKRMQD comes from the coding sequence TTGAGGATCATCATCTACACGGGCAAAGGCGGAGTCGGCAAGACCAGCATCGCGGCGGCAACGGCAGTGAAAATGGCCGGGCAAGGCAAGCGAACCATGATTCTAAGCACAGATGCAGCGCACAGTTTAGCGGATTCCCTGGCAGTACCGATCGGTCCCGATCCGGTGCAAATCAGCGATAACTTGTGGGGGCAGGAGGTGAACGCGATCCGCGAGACGGAGCGCAATTGGGGAACCGTGCAGGTCTGGCTCACCCAATTACTCGACAAAGCGCAGCTTAAAGATGTCACGACGGAAGAAATGCTGGTTTTCCCCGGCATGGAGGAGCTGTTCAGTTTGCTGAAAATCAAGGAGCACGCTGAAAGCGGGAAGTTTGATGTCCTGGTGGTGGATTGCGCCCCGACCGGAGAGACGCTGCGGCTGCTAAGCTATCCAAACGTATTGAATTGGTGGCTGGAGAAAATCTTCCCGACCGAACGCAAACTGATCAAAATCGTGAGGCCGGTTGCCAAAATTGTTAAGGATATCGATCTTCCATCGGATGACGTGCTGGACAGCATCGAGCGATTGGCGCGGGGATTGGAAGAAATGCAGCGGCTCGTCCTGGATTCGGACACCACGTCGGTCAGGATCGTGCTCAATCCCGAGAAGATGGTGCTGGCCGAAGCGAAGCGCTCCTTTACCTATTTGAATCTGTTCGGGTTCAATACGGATGCCATTATCGTCAATCGGGTGCTGCCGGATGAGGCAGGAGAAGGATTCTTCGCGCATTGGCGGGACATTCAAAAGAAATATGAGGAAGAAATCGTCTCGAACTTCCAGCCTCTTCCGATTCTGAAGGCCCCTATGATGCAAAAGGAAATCATCGGCATCCCCGTTCTTAGAGAATTAGCAGATATCGTCTATGCAGACCGGGATCCATCCGCTATGTTTTACCACGGCAGAACGGAGTCGATTCGGGAGGAGGACGGAGAAATGCTCTTGGAGCTTGCGATACCTTTCATCGATAAGGCCAATCTGAATTTGACGCAGACGGGCGACGAATTGACGGTAGATGCCGGTGCTTATAAACGCAAGGTCATCCTGCCAAGAACGTTGATGAACCGCCAAGTGGCAGGTGCAAGATATGCGGAGGACCGGCTTGTTATCCGTTTTGGCAAACGGGATCTCGAGAAGCGTATGCAGGATTAA
- a CDS encoding glycosyltransferase family 4 protein — protein MTRVAYISTYVPKKCGLATFTFHLRQAVHAVKEWKAKDPVIVLHDGETDGSQDPLLWLLRRDCENDYEKMANRINQSETEVVSLQHEFGIFGGEAGRHILRFIRNLKKPLVTTFHTVFEQPREPYASIQREIAERSDRIVVMNRKAISYLNRSFGIPEEKIVFIPHGTPEPDSERRQAFREQLDWTDRKVLMTFGLLSRGKGIELILRILPDIVKRVPQVLYAIVGQTHPEVKKWEGEKYREELKAMIADSGIGDNVVMIDRYMEENDLVRHITACDVYVTPYPGMEQITSGTLAYAVGLGRPVVSTPYCYAQDLLADEPELLIPANDEALWRERIVSLLTNDVMLQDVVRKMKRLGQTMHWPSVGNEYNLLFTEVGRHGKAIRSV, from the coding sequence ATGACCCGGGTGGCTTATATCAGTACTTACGTTCCGAAGAAATGCGGCCTGGCCACGTTCACGTTTCATTTGCGCCAGGCGGTCCATGCAGTGAAGGAGTGGAAAGCGAAGGACCCTGTCATCGTGCTTCACGACGGGGAAACGGACGGCTCGCAGGATCCGCTGCTGTGGCTGCTGCGTCGCGATTGCGAGAACGATTATGAGAAGATGGCGAACAGAATCAACCAGTCCGAAACCGAGGTCGTCTCTCTCCAGCACGAGTTCGGGATATTTGGCGGCGAGGCCGGCCGGCACATCTTGCGTTTCATCCGCAATCTGAAAAAACCGCTGGTGACTACGTTTCATACGGTATTTGAGCAGCCCCGTGAACCGTACGCAAGCATTCAGCGGGAAATCGCCGAGCGAAGCGACCGGATCGTCGTAATGAACCGCAAAGCGATATCTTATTTAAACCGCTCGTTCGGCATTCCGGAGGAGAAAATCGTCTTTATACCGCACGGTACGCCAGAGCCCGATTCGGAGCGGCGGCAGGCATTCCGCGAGCAGCTGGATTGGACCGATCGCAAGGTGTTGATGACGTTCGGTCTGCTGAGCCGCGGAAAAGGGATCGAATTGATCCTGAGAATTTTGCCTGACATTGTTAAAAGGGTGCCTCAAGTGCTGTATGCCATCGTCGGGCAAACACACCCGGAGGTCAAGAAATGGGAAGGAGAGAAGTACCGCGAAGAGCTGAAGGCCATGATCGCTGACAGCGGGATCGGTGACAATGTCGTCATGATCGACCGTTACATGGAGGAGAATGATCTGGTGCGCCATATTACGGCATGCGACGTCTACGTGACACCGTATCCGGGCATGGAGCAGATCACCAGCGGAACGCTGGCCTATGCGGTCGGCTTGGGACGTCCGGTGGTTTCGACTCCATACTGCTACGCACAGGATTTGCTCGCCGATGAGCCTGAGCTGCTGATTCCGGCTAATGACGAGGCGTTATGGCGGGAACGGATCGTGTCGCTGCTGACCAACGACGTGATGCTTCAAGATGTCGTCCGGAAAATGAAGCGGCTGGGGCAAACGATGCATTGGCCAAGCGTCGGGAATGAGTACAACCTTCTGTTTACCGAGGTGGGGAGACATGGAAAGGCGATCCGTTCGGTTTGA
- a CDS encoding SDR family NAD(P)-dependent oxidoreductase: MEMGLTNKTALVTGSSKGIGKAIAFELAKEGVHVLVNGRKAEDVERTVHEIKSVYPETSPQNAAADLVDRSQREALFEKFPNVDILVNSMGIYEIMQYEDIDDAVWDKYISTNVLAANALTKFYMPSMLENQYGRIIFVASEEAVMPSGQMPQYAVTKSMLLSLSKSLSKLTKGTEVTVNTIMPGPTLSENVQQIIEGMYDDENMPFSEKEKAFMASNLPQSEIQRFIRPFEIGRLTAFICSPYASAFKGSPIRIDGGMVPTIF; this comes from the coding sequence ATGGAAATGGGATTAACCAATAAAACGGCTCTAGTCACGGGATCCAGCAAAGGAATTGGCAAAGCCATTGCCTTTGAGCTTGCCAAGGAAGGGGTTCATGTGCTCGTTAATGGCAGAAAGGCCGAAGACGTAGAACGAACGGTCCATGAAATAAAATCGGTATACCCGGAGACCTCGCCTCAAAATGCGGCAGCCGATCTGGTGGATCGGTCACAACGCGAAGCATTATTCGAAAAATTCCCGAACGTGGATATTTTAGTAAACAGCATGGGAATATACGAAATCATGCAATACGAAGACATTGATGACGCGGTTTGGGATAAATACATTTCCACGAATGTGCTTGCAGCAAATGCCCTGACGAAATTCTATATGCCCAGCATGCTGGAGAATCAGTATGGCCGCATTATTTTCGTTGCGAGTGAAGAGGCCGTTATGCCTTCGGGTCAAATGCCGCAGTATGCCGTGACAAAATCGATGCTGCTGTCCTTATCCAAAAGCTTGTCGAAATTAACCAAGGGAACGGAGGTTACCGTTAATACGATTATGCCCGGACCGACACTCTCTGAAAATGTACAGCAGATCATTGAGGGCATGTACGATGATGAAAATATGCCCTTCTCGGAAAAAGAGAAAGCCTTTATGGCATCAAACTTGCCTCAATCTGAAATTCAGCGCTTTATCAGGCCATTTGAAATTGGCCGGTTAACAGCATTTATCTGCAGCCCTTATGCTTCGGCGTTTAAGGGTTCACCCATACGGATCGATGGGGGAATGGTGCCGACGATCTTTTAA
- a CDS encoding AraC family transcriptional regulator, producing MKSHPSDRIKMPPGFWSGIRQLGLADQDIVGKAGLPLTIINDSEVTAAQYYSIWQAYTDLIGDPALGIIKLATVFETAKYPPTVLATYHARDYRDALTRMIRYKPLCPPGSLSIIEDGGQCTIELDWLHTEEPGPPILLGITLACLLELGRRGTGRPLSAQAVEFSFSDAVGDAEALEAYFGCHIRFGGERNLLTLHRRDLDLPFISFNEELLEILTPVLDHSIHERQLNLSIADKVKWIMKRSLAGGRPDILAIARELGMSGRTLQRRLAEENTSFKQLLTEVRHVQACEYLTDSSLDLKEIAFLLGYEDLNSFYRAFRQWEGDTPTNWRSVHSASWASSFGVSCKNIGTLN from the coding sequence ATGAAGTCTCATCCCTCCGACCGCATTAAAATGCCGCCAGGCTTTTGGTCCGGCATTCGTCAATTAGGGCTCGCTGACCAAGACATCGTCGGAAAAGCGGGACTCCCGCTCACGATCATAAATGATTCAGAGGTAACGGCAGCTCAATATTATTCAATCTGGCAGGCGTATACCGATCTTATAGGTGATCCCGCACTAGGAATCATCAAGCTGGCGACGGTCTTTGAAACGGCGAAGTACCCGCCCACCGTCTTAGCGACCTACCATGCCCGTGATTACAGGGACGCTCTTACCCGAATGATCCGGTACAAACCATTGTGCCCTCCTGGAAGTTTGAGCATAATCGAGGATGGCGGGCAATGCACGATTGAACTGGATTGGCTGCACACCGAGGAGCCTGGCCCGCCGATTCTGCTTGGCATCACGCTGGCATGCCTGCTCGAATTGGGCCGCAGGGGAACAGGGCGTCCGTTGTCGGCACAAGCTGTTGAATTTTCGTTTTCGGATGCCGTTGGCGATGCTGAGGCCCTCGAGGCATACTTTGGCTGCCATATCCGGTTTGGAGGCGAGCGCAACCTCTTGACGCTGCATCGAAGGGACCTGGATCTTCCGTTCATCTCGTTCAATGAAGAATTGCTTGAGATCCTGACTCCCGTTCTGGACCATTCGATCCATGAACGGCAGTTAAACCTGTCGATAGCCGATAAAGTCAAATGGATCATGAAACGAAGCCTGGCAGGAGGGCGGCCAGATATTCTGGCTATCGCCAGGGAGCTCGGAATGAGCGGCCGTACCCTGCAGCGCAGGCTCGCCGAAGAGAATACAAGCTTCAAACAGCTGTTGACAGAGGTTAGACATGTGCAAGCATGCGAATACTTGACGGATTCTTCGCTGGACTTGAAAGAAATTGCTTTTTTGCTTGGATATGAGGATCTGAATTCGTTCTACCGGGCTTTCCGTCAATGGGAGGGGGATACCCCGACGAATTGGCGCTCTGTACATTCTGCTTCCTGGGCATCATCATTTGGCGTGTCGTGCAAGAATATTGGCACCTTAAACTAG
- a CDS encoding glycosyl transferase, producing the protein MERRSVRFDHLIKMTDDAGILEHGFGTIPRRNEGYSTDDQARALWVCLEWIKHCNPENQQQLERLAEVYIAFLLWAQKADGHFHNNFAYDRSKEPEMPSDDCLGRCLWACAKAMTAAPAPSFAMVAESIFHKALPQVDHLRYPRGWAYSIAAFGELHRAGYDIDLTARIQDLAERLSALYRRNSAPGWSWFESEITYSNAVLPWGMLWAHEMLKRTDLLDIALNSLDFLIGLSQNEAGQIRPVGSQGWCRPGYRALWDQQPIDVMKLALASAKAYELTNMHKYKSTVKKCRDWFYGGNDLGVPMVNERDGSCCDGLSADGPNKNCGAEAVISYLMTEAIYEEWIQHEAQLVIIQ; encoded by the coding sequence ATGGAAAGGCGATCCGTTCGGTTTGACCATCTGATCAAGATGACCGACGATGCCGGCATACTCGAGCACGGGTTCGGGACGATCCCCCGCCGCAACGAAGGATACAGCACGGACGACCAGGCCCGGGCGCTATGGGTTTGTCTCGAATGGATCAAGCATTGCAATCCTGAAAACCAGCAACAGCTCGAGCGGTTAGCCGAGGTCTACATCGCTTTTTTGCTGTGGGCGCAAAAGGCAGACGGGCATTTTCATAACAATTTTGCCTATGACCGCAGCAAGGAGCCGGAAATGCCTTCCGACGATTGCCTTGGACGCTGCCTATGGGCTTGTGCGAAGGCGATGACAGCAGCACCCGCACCCTCGTTTGCGATGGTCGCTGAATCGATCTTTCATAAAGCGCTCCCGCAGGTTGACCATTTGCGGTATCCGCGCGGATGGGCTTACAGCATTGCCGCGTTCGGCGAGCTGCACCGTGCCGGATATGATATTGATCTGACCGCCCGTATTCAAGATCTTGCCGAACGGCTGTCCGCGCTCTATCGCAGAAATTCCGCTCCAGGCTGGTCTTGGTTTGAATCGGAGATCACTTACAGCAATGCCGTGCTGCCATGGGGGATGCTGTGGGCTCATGAAATGTTGAAACGGACGGACTTGCTTGACATCGCCTTGAATTCTCTTGATTTTCTTATTGGATTGTCGCAAAACGAAGCGGGACAGATCCGGCCGGTAGGCAGCCAAGGGTGGTGCCGTCCGGGTTATCGGGCTTTGTGGGACCAGCAGCCGATCGATGTGATGAAGCTGGCGTTAGCGTCTGCCAAGGCCTATGAGCTGACGAACATGCACAAATATAAATCGACCGTCAAGAAGTGCCGCGATTGGTTTTACGGCGGCAACGATCTCGGAGTCCCCATGGTTAACGAGCGGGATGGCAGCTGCTGCGACGGCTTGAGCGCCGATGGGCCGAACAAAAACTGCGGGGCGGAAGCCGTCATCTCTTACTTGATGACCGAAGCTATTTATGAAGAATGGATACAACATGAAGCGCAACTCGTCATTATCCAATAG
- a CDS encoding response regulator transcription factor — translation MRSEAILLVDDEEGILVMLENLLRKEGFIDIVKAGSAVEALNAVQARRFDMIVLDVMLPDMDGFSLCTEMRKTITTPVLFLTARSSDLDKLRGLFLGADDYVTKPFNPLEVIARIQAHLRRSMIVESHHKYAEELYQFKTFTVNRSTGQLIINQKDTPCPAKEFELLLYFCKHPNRVFTAQQLYEQIWGMMVHGDEKTVVIHISRLRKKLEVDPANPKIIVTLRGIGYKFVPPSGG, via the coding sequence ATGCGGAGCGAAGCCATATTGTTAGTGGATGATGAGGAAGGTATTTTGGTCATGCTTGAAAATTTGCTTCGAAAAGAAGGATTTATCGATATCGTCAAAGCCGGTTCTGCAGTTGAAGCACTCAATGCCGTGCAAGCAAGACGTTTCGACATGATCGTTCTTGACGTCATGCTGCCGGACATGGATGGATTTTCGCTCTGCACGGAAATGCGCAAAACCATCACGACTCCGGTTTTGTTTCTGACTGCCCGTTCCAGCGACCTGGATAAGCTTCGTGGGCTGTTCTTGGGCGCGGATGATTATGTAACCAAACCATTTAACCCTTTAGAAGTTATCGCGCGGATTCAGGCACATTTGAGGCGGAGCATGATCGTTGAATCCCATCATAAATACGCCGAAGAACTTTATCAATTCAAGACATTTACCGTCAACCGGTCAACGGGCCAACTCATTATCAATCAAAAGGATACGCCATGTCCGGCTAAGGAATTTGAACTTCTCCTCTATTTCTGCAAGCACCCCAACCGGGTATTTACAGCCCAGCAGCTATACGAGCAAATATGGGGCATGATGGTTCATGGTGATGAGAAGACGGTCGTCATTCATATTTCAAGGTTACGCAAGAAGCTGGAAGTCGATCCGGCTAATCCTAAGATCATCGTTACGTTAAGAGGAATCGGATACAAGTTCGTTCCGCCGTCGGGAGGCTAA
- a CDS encoding MarR family winged helix-turn-helix transcriptional regulator, with translation MTGIKHLYDLFLKTGLRPFPFMTDTLQLEQKVTRSDMSTLLILLLRGDLTMSELAAEMGAPLSSMTSIAKRLERKGLIARATSAQDQRVKLVTLTQEGLQLAKEWEQIMMALLGRLEEAFTPEELEQLTSLLFKAAKVFQDGGPVTPQEVKRQPIKIQIEE, from the coding sequence GTGACCGGTATAAAACATCTATACGATCTCTTCCTGAAGACCGGTCTGCGTCCGTTCCCTTTTATGACCGATACGCTTCAGCTCGAACAAAAGGTGACCCGCTCAGATATGTCGACGCTGCTTATTTTGCTCCTGCGCGGAGATTTGACCATGTCGGAGCTGGCTGCGGAGATGGGGGCACCATTAAGTTCGATGACCAGCATTGCTAAGCGGCTTGAACGCAAGGGCTTGATCGCACGAGCTACATCTGCGCAAGACCAACGGGTGAAGCTCGTCACGCTGACGCAGGAAGGGCTGCAGCTGGCGAAAGAATGGGAACAAATCATGATGGCGCTGCTTGGCAGATTGGAGGAGGCATTTACGCCGGAAGAATTGGAACAACTCACGTCACTTCTGTTCAAGGCCGCTAAAGTCTTCCAGGATGGAGGACCTGTTACACCTCAAGAAGTAAAGCGCCAGCCAATAAAGATTCAGATTGAGGAATAA